The DNA sequence GCGACTGGACAGATTTGGATCGCCTCGACCATAGAGGATGAGGTCGCCCGTCATGATGCCCTGTGAATTGGGCGACGAAGCCCCATACACGGACGTGCGGAAGCGATACGACGGTCCTAGATGAACGAGCGCCGCTGCTGTCGTGTAAAGTTTCATGTTGGAGGCCGGCACAAACAACTGTGTCGCGTGACGACTGAAGAGAACCCGTTTGCGATCCAACGATTCAATCAGTATGCCCCAGCGCGTTGTGGCGAATTTCGGTTGCTCGATGATCTGGGTAATGGCTTTTTGGAGTTGAGCCGCTGAATGGATCGGCGCCGGTTTGCTTCGTGCCGACACAGCCGGCTGTGACCCGGTCGCGCCGGCGACGGCGCCAGCGCGGCGGACCGATTGGGCTACCGGCCTCTCGGTCACAGAGAGAGACAAGAGCGTGACAATCATTATCAGCCGAATGGCTCGTTTCATACGTGTGTTAATCCTCACCAATGAGTGGTGATCAACCTTACTGCATCGAGCTTTGGAAATCAATCTGATTGATTGGTCAATGAGCAATGCGCTATAGTTGAAATTTAGCGCGGGTAAGGTGAGCAGCCATGGATGGTACGGTGTTAGATCAAAAAGAGCAGCGTCTATTGAGTTACCTTGAATCATTGGGATCGGTGATCGTGGCCTTTTCTGGCGGCGTAGATAGCGCCTACGTGGCGTATGCAGCGTCGCGCGCCCTGCGGGACCACGCATTAGCCGTGACGGCGCTCAGTCCGAGTTATCCCGACAGCCAGAAACGCGACGCCGTCGCTTTTGTTCAGCAGTTTGGGCTCCGTCACCAATTCATCACGACCGACGAAATGAGCGACCCGAACTATCGTCGCAATCCAGCCAATCGGTGCTATTACTGCAAGACAGAACTGTACGCGAAACTGGCTCGGCTGGCCAAGGAGTGGGGATTTGCGGCCATCTGCGATGGTGTGAACGTGGATGATCTCAGCGATTTTCGTCCGGGTCGCCAGGCTGCCAAAGAGGCCGGGGTACTCAGCCCGCTGGTTGCGTGTGGAATCAATAAAGCCGAGGTACGGGCGCTGTCGCGCCGTGCCGGTTTGCCGACGTGGGATAAGCCAGCCTCGGCTTGCCTGTCGTCGCGCATTCCCTATGGTATGGAGATCACGGTGGAAAAACTCAAGGCGATCGAAGCTGGTGAGGACGTTTTACGCGAGTTGGGATTCCGTGTATTTCGTGTGCGACATCACGGCCAGATCGTTCGATTGGAGTTTGGCAAAGATGAACTGGCGCATGCGATGAGACCGGAGGTCACCGAGCGATTGATCCGCGAATTTAAGGCGCTCGGCTTTCTCTTTGTGACGGTTGACTTGGAAGGCTATCGCAGCGGCGCGCTCAATGAAGCGTTGAAGTCGCCATTGCCCGTTTTGGGCGATCTGCAAAGGGACGGCGGCCATTGAGGCGCGCTCAATGAAGCGTTGACGTCGCTATTGCCCGTTTTGAGCGATCTGTAAATGACGCGGAGTGAGGGATGCGTAATCACACTTGGTTGAAGTCGCCATTGCCTGTGCTTAGGTGATCGGCACA is a window from the Blastocatellia bacterium genome containing:
- the larE gene encoding ATP-dependent sacrificial sulfur transferase LarE, with protein sequence MDGTVLDQKEQRLLSYLESLGSVIVAFSGGVDSAYVAYAASRALRDHALAVTALSPSYPDSQKRDAVAFVQQFGLRHQFITTDEMSDPNYRRNPANRCYYCKTELYAKLARLAKEWGFAAICDGVNVDDLSDFRPGRQAAKEAGVLSPLVACGINKAEVRALSRRAGLPTWDKPASACLSSRIPYGMEITVEKLKAIEAGEDVLRELGFRVFRVRHHGQIVRLEFGKDELAHAMRPEVTERLIREFKALGFLFVTVDLEGYRSGALNEALKSPLPVLGDLQRDGGH